The proteins below come from a single Arthrobacter sp. zg-Y1171 genomic window:
- a CDS encoding protealysin inhibitor emfourin: MRLVVVRSGGFAGMQRTWSTQVSSEEAQERWLPLLSDPPEAPDSEPDRFTYEISVGPAAVTIPERQVKGRWRELVERARAGADSEPGEGSED; encoded by the coding sequence ATGAGACTGGTTGTAGTGCGCAGCGGCGGCTTTGCGGGCATGCAGCGCACCTGGAGCACGCAGGTCAGCTCCGAAGAGGCACAGGAGCGGTGGCTGCCGCTCCTCAGCGATCCGCCCGAAGCCCCGGACAGCGAACCGGACCGGTTCACGTATGAGATCTCCGTGGGCCCGGCCGCCGTCACCATCCCGGAGCGGCAGGTCAAGGGCAGGTGGCGCGAACTCGTGGAGCGGGCCCGCGCCGGCGCCGATTCCGAACCCGGCGAGGGCTCCGAAGACTAG
- the panD gene encoding aspartate 1-decarboxylase: MNRKMFKSKIHRATVTHADLHYVGSVTVDLDLLEAADILPGELVSIVDVDNGARLETYTIAGERGSGVLGINGAAAHLVHVGDTVILITYADMTTDEARSFVPTVVHVDSANRILELGTDPAEAVTEGTERPPLALDNTQVMAGNPGAAAEAR, encoded by the coding sequence ATGAACCGGAAAATGTTTAAGTCCAAAATCCACCGCGCCACGGTGACCCATGCCGACCTGCACTACGTGGGGTCCGTGACGGTTGACCTTGACCTCCTTGAAGCCGCGGACATCCTGCCCGGCGAGCTCGTCTCGATCGTCGACGTCGACAACGGCGCCCGGCTTGAGACGTACACCATCGCCGGCGAACGCGGCTCGGGGGTGCTGGGCATCAACGGTGCAGCGGCCCACCTGGTGCATGTGGGCGACACGGTCATCCTCATTACCTATGCCGATATGACCACCGATGAGGCCCGCTCCTTCGTGCCGACGGTTGTCCACGTTGATTCCGCCAACCGGATCCTGGAACTGGGGACGGACCCGGCCGAGGCCGTGACGGAAGGCACCGAGCGTCCTCCGCTGGCCCTGGACAACACCCAGGTCATGGCCGGCAACCCGGGCGCCGCAGCCGAAGCCAGATAG
- a CDS encoding AEC family transporter, with product MLGVLTGFAVVWIIILTGYAIGRLGILGENAQTVLSRLAFFVASPALLLVTLSDADLPTVFSFPLLVAAASAGATAVLYVLITRWWLRRPLPEMLISAMSSSLVNAANLGLPICVYVLGDAAYIAPVLIFQLAFFTPLFLMMMDSATSGRRTSVRVFAAQVVRNPIIVGSLIGLLLAATGTQLPEIIHEPVSLIGGAAVPAMLLAFGLSLVGSRPLNADGGRRADVILASAFKLLVQPLLAFLLARFILGMEGHLLFAVVVTAALPTAQNVFVAAARYEEGVLVAKDTVLLTTIASLPVLVLAAALLT from the coding sequence GTGCTGGGGGTACTCACCGGATTCGCCGTTGTCTGGATCATCATCCTTACCGGGTATGCCATCGGCCGGCTCGGCATACTTGGTGAAAACGCCCAGACCGTACTGAGCCGCCTGGCGTTCTTCGTTGCATCGCCCGCGCTCCTGCTCGTTACCCTCAGCGATGCGGACCTGCCCACTGTCTTCTCGTTTCCGCTGCTGGTGGCCGCCGCCAGCGCCGGAGCCACGGCAGTCCTCTATGTGCTCATTACCCGCTGGTGGCTGCGCCGTCCGCTGCCGGAAATGCTTATTTCGGCCATGTCTTCGTCCCTGGTCAATGCCGCCAATCTTGGGTTGCCCATCTGCGTGTACGTCCTCGGGGACGCCGCCTATATCGCACCCGTGCTGATTTTCCAGCTCGCTTTCTTCACCCCGCTCTTCCTGATGATGATGGATTCGGCCACCAGCGGCCGGCGGACCTCAGTCCGGGTTTTCGCCGCGCAGGTGGTCCGCAACCCGATAATCGTCGGCTCGCTGATCGGCCTGCTGCTGGCCGCCACCGGCACGCAGCTGCCCGAAATCATCCATGAACCGGTGTCCCTGATCGGCGGTGCAGCGGTTCCCGCCATGCTGCTTGCCTTCGGGCTTTCGCTGGTGGGGTCGCGGCCCCTGAATGCCGACGGCGGCAGGCGGGCCGACGTCATCCTCGCCTCTGCCTTCAAGCTCCTTGTCCAGCCGCTGCTGGCTTTCCTGCTGGCCCGCTTCATCCTGGGGATGGAAGGACACCTGCTTTTCGCCGTCGTGGTCACCGCTGCCCTTCCCACCGCCCAGAATGTCTTCGTTGCTGCTGCCCGCTACGAAGAAGGCGTGCTGGTGGCCAAGGACACCGTGCTGCTCACCACCATTGCCTCGCTGCCCGTGCTGGTCCTGGCCGCAGCGCTGCTGACCTGA
- a CDS encoding extracellular solute-binding protein — protein sequence MPNDARYWGRTRKGARAAAGVALALGATLLTGCGSDEGAAPTLTWYINPDAGGQAELAKQCSDASGGAYTIETSLLPNDAASQREQLARRLAAGDKSMDIMSLDPPNVPEYAEPGYLAPVPDDVAERTTEGVLEGALAGAKWKDKVVAVPFWANTQILWYRKSVAEAAQLDMTKPVTWDQIIDAAQSQDKYIGVQGARAESMTVWVNALVASAGGEIVQNPDASADELQLGLDTEAGKQAAEVVSTIGKEGLGGPGLPTQTENTSMIQFQGDQGSFMVNYPFVWPATNASVEEGALPASLIDDIGWALYPAMNEGEDTAPPLGGINLGVGSNSEHPDLAFEAIECIVSPENQAQYFTTNGNPPSNEEAYNAPGIEETFPMAPVIRDSLELAVPRPQTPYYNEISTGIQQTWTPPSDVNPDTTPAESQEFILAVLRGEKLL from the coding sequence ATGCCAAACGACGCAAGATACTGGGGTCGTACCCGGAAAGGGGCACGGGCTGCGGCCGGCGTTGCTCTGGCCTTGGGCGCAACCCTCCTGACCGGCTGCGGATCCGACGAGGGCGCAGCACCCACCTTGACCTGGTACATCAATCCGGATGCCGGTGGACAGGCCGAACTGGCGAAGCAGTGCAGCGATGCCTCCGGGGGCGCCTACACCATCGAGACCTCCCTGCTGCCGAACGATGCCGCCTCCCAGCGTGAACAGCTGGCCCGGCGCCTCGCGGCCGGGGACAAGAGCATGGACATCATGAGCCTGGATCCGCCCAACGTTCCCGAGTACGCGGAGCCGGGTTACCTGGCACCCGTACCCGATGACGTAGCGGAGCGGACCACGGAGGGCGTGCTGGAAGGCGCCCTGGCCGGGGCAAAGTGGAAAGACAAAGTGGTGGCCGTACCGTTCTGGGCCAACACCCAGATCCTCTGGTACCGCAAATCCGTGGCCGAGGCGGCACAGCTGGACATGACCAAGCCGGTGACCTGGGACCAGATCATCGATGCCGCGCAGAGCCAGGATAAATACATCGGCGTCCAGGGCGCCCGCGCGGAGTCCATGACCGTGTGGGTGAACGCCCTGGTGGCGTCTGCCGGCGGTGAAATCGTGCAGAATCCGGACGCGTCGGCGGATGAACTGCAGCTGGGTCTCGACACCGAGGCCGGAAAGCAGGCAGCAGAGGTTGTCTCCACGATCGGCAAGGAGGGCCTGGGCGGTCCCGGTCTGCCCACCCAGACGGAAAACACCTCCATGATCCAGTTCCAGGGTGACCAGGGTTCGTTCATGGTCAACTATCCCTTCGTCTGGCCGGCCACCAACGCGTCGGTCGAGGAGGGTGCCTTGCCTGCGTCCCTCATCGACGACATCGGCTGGGCCCTCTACCCGGCCATGAACGAGGGCGAGGATACGGCTCCCCCGCTGGGCGGCATCAACCTCGGTGTGGGCTCCAACAGCGAGCACCCCGACCTGGCGTTCGAGGCCATCGAATGCATCGTCTCGCCCGAGAACCAGGCCCAGTACTTCACCACCAACGGCAACCCGCCGTCGAACGAAGAGGCCTACAACGCTCCGGGGATCGAAGAGACATTCCCGATGGCCCCGGTCATCCGGGACTCGCTGGAACTGGCCGTGCCCCGGCCGCAGACCCCCTACTACAACGAGATCTCCACCGGCATCCAGCAGACCTGGACTCCGCCGAGCGACGTCAACCCCGATACCACCCCGGCCGAGAGCCAGGAATTCATTCTCGCAGTCCTTAGAGGGGAGAAACTGCTGTGA
- a CDS encoding carbohydrate ABC transporter permease, producing MSTSVEAVRDAPAKPTPSKQPLSDRAKAERRLGFWLAGPAFIIMLAVTAYPILLALWESLFKYRLTAPADREFVGLGNYATILSDGLFWRDLGVTVLITVITVVVELILGFALALVMNSALKAVRGWLRTAILVPYGIITVVSAFAWFYAFDINSGYINSWFNWVPGIDSDLNWFADTWTALSVIMASEIWKTTPFISLLLLAGLAQVPGELTEAAEVDGASWWQRMSKVIIPNMKAAIMVAVLFRALDAFRIFDNVYIMTNGAYGTEVLSLLAYRTSITRLEIGMGSAVSVLLFICVIIICFIAIKLFKVDLSGARGGK from the coding sequence GTGAGCACTTCCGTCGAAGCGGTCCGGGACGCCCCGGCCAAGCCCACTCCGTCCAAACAGCCCCTCAGTGACCGCGCCAAAGCGGAGCGGCGGCTGGGTTTCTGGCTCGCCGGGCCCGCCTTCATCATCATGCTCGCGGTCACCGCCTATCCGATCCTCCTGGCGCTCTGGGAATCGCTGTTCAAGTACCGCCTGACCGCCCCGGCGGACCGGGAGTTCGTGGGACTGGGCAACTACGCGACCATCCTTTCGGACGGCCTGTTCTGGCGGGACCTGGGGGTGACGGTGCTGATCACGGTCATCACCGTCGTCGTCGAGCTGATTCTCGGCTTTGCCCTGGCCCTGGTGATGAACAGCGCGCTGAAGGCCGTCCGCGGCTGGCTGCGCACCGCGATCCTCGTGCCGTACGGCATCATCACCGTGGTTTCCGCCTTCGCCTGGTTCTATGCCTTCGACATCAACTCCGGCTACATCAACAGCTGGTTCAACTGGGTGCCCGGTATCGACTCGGACCTGAACTGGTTCGCCGACACCTGGACGGCACTGTCCGTCATCATGGCCTCGGAAATCTGGAAGACCACCCCGTTCATCTCCCTGCTGCTGCTGGCGGGCCTGGCCCAGGTTCCGGGCGAGCTGACGGAAGCGGCAGAGGTTGACGGCGCGTCCTGGTGGCAGCGGATGTCCAAGGTGATCATCCCGAACATGAAGGCCGCCATCATGGTCGCCGTCCTGTTCCGCGCACTGGACGCCTTCCGCATCTTCGACAACGTCTACATCATGACCAACGGCGCGTACGGCACCGAGGTGCTTTCGCTGCTGGCCTACCGGACTTCGATTACCCGCCTGGAAATCGGCATGGGCTCGGCCGTGTCGGTGCTGCTGTTCATCTGCGTCATCATCATCTGTTTCATCGCCATCAAACTGTTCAAAGTGGACCTTTCCGGCGCACGAGGGGGTAAATAA
- a CDS encoding carbohydrate ABC transporter permease, whose protein sequence is MKSSPAKRRTIWTIISVLVVLYALFPVASILATSFKLPSDLTSGTFLPTNWSWSNYEQILVGDAQGLFLSSLRNSIGICLIATFIAVILATLCAYAIARLDFPGKKLVLTTALGVSIFPVISIVTPLFNLWRNIGLYDTWPGLIIPYLSLTLPISIWTLAAFFRQIPWELEQAAQVDGATTWQAFRKAIVPLAAPGVFTTAIIAFFIAWNDFVYGISLTSTEAARPVPAALAFFTGASQFEEPTGAISAAAIIVTIPVVVLVLAFQRQIVSGLTQGAVKG, encoded by the coding sequence GTGAAGTCCTCACCTGCCAAACGGCGGACAATCTGGACCATTATTTCGGTTCTGGTTGTCCTGTACGCGCTGTTCCCCGTGGCATCGATCCTGGCCACCTCGTTCAAGCTGCCCAGCGACCTGACTTCCGGGACCTTCCTCCCGACCAACTGGTCATGGAGCAACTACGAGCAGATCCTCGTCGGCGACGCGCAGGGGCTGTTCCTGAGCAGCCTGCGCAACTCCATCGGCATCTGCCTGATCGCCACCTTCATCGCGGTCATCCTGGCCACCCTGTGCGCCTATGCAATTGCCCGCCTGGACTTCCCGGGCAAGAAACTGGTGCTGACCACGGCGCTGGGTGTCTCGATCTTCCCGGTGATCTCCATCGTGACCCCGCTGTTCAACCTCTGGCGCAACATCGGGCTCTACGACACGTGGCCCGGACTCATCATCCCCTACCTGTCCCTGACGCTGCCGATCTCCATCTGGACCCTGGCGGCATTCTTCCGGCAGATCCCGTGGGAGCTGGAGCAGGCAGCCCAGGTTGACGGCGCCACCACGTGGCAGGCGTTCCGCAAGGCCATCGTTCCCCTGGCCGCCCCCGGCGTCTTCACCACCGCGATCATTGCGTTCTTCATCGCCTGGAATGACTTCGTGTACGGCATATCGCTGACCTCCACCGAGGCGGCGCGGCCGGTACCGGCAGCCCTGGCGTTCTTCACCGGCGCTTCACAGTTCGAGGAGCCCACCGGTGCCATCTCCGCCGCGGCGATCATCGTCACCATTCCCGTAGTTGTCCTGGTGCTCGCGTTCCAGCGCCAAATCGTCTCCGGCCTAACCCAGGGCGCCGTCAAGGGCTAG
- a CDS encoding ABC transporter ATP-binding protein, whose amino-acid sequence MASITLKNLVKKYGDGFPAVNDVSLDIADGEFIILVGPSGCGKSTLLRMIVGLEDITSGDLLINGERVNDKAPRDRNLAMVFQNYALYPHLTVYENIAFPLRLNKGKYNDEQVRKLVTDAAATLELTDHLDRKPANLSGGQRQRVAMGRAIVRQADAFLFDEPLSNLDAKLRGQMRSEIAQMQRRLGTTSVYVTHDQTEAMTLGDRVAVLKKGILQQVASPRELYEQPINLFVAGFIGSPSMNFLPATLENGVLKTAVGDIRVPEDKAAKAAGKQVVLVGIRPEFFEDASLVEESKLQHGSTFTAPITHTEWLGNEQYGYIHFDPTPEVRELLNNLARDMDADELRPQVVVTLDAASRIRGGRDAELWLDTRKVHLFDPETGENLTRDAAAGAELTEEANAARAEEIAAAHESVPAAAS is encoded by the coding sequence ATGGCATCTATCACCCTCAAGAACCTCGTCAAGAAGTACGGCGACGGTTTTCCGGCCGTCAACGATGTCAGCCTGGACATTGCCGACGGCGAGTTCATCATCCTGGTGGGCCCGTCGGGCTGCGGAAAATCGACGTTGCTGCGCATGATCGTAGGGCTGGAGGACATCACCTCCGGTGATCTGCTTATCAACGGAGAGCGCGTCAATGACAAGGCACCGCGTGACCGCAACCTGGCCATGGTGTTCCAGAACTACGCGCTCTACCCGCACCTCACGGTCTACGAGAACATCGCGTTCCCGCTGCGCCTGAACAAGGGAAAGTACAACGACGAGCAGGTCCGCAAGCTCGTGACCGATGCCGCCGCAACACTGGAACTGACCGACCACCTGGACCGCAAGCCGGCCAACCTCTCAGGCGGCCAGCGGCAGCGGGTGGCCATGGGCCGCGCCATCGTCCGGCAGGCCGATGCGTTCCTCTTCGATGAGCCGCTCTCGAACCTGGACGCGAAGCTGCGCGGCCAGATGCGTTCGGAGATTGCGCAGATGCAGCGCCGCCTGGGCACCACCAGCGTCTACGTCACCCATGACCAGACCGAGGCCATGACGCTTGGTGACCGTGTGGCGGTGCTGAAGAAGGGCATCCTGCAGCAGGTCGCCTCCCCGCGCGAGCTCTACGAACAGCCCATCAACCTGTTCGTGGCCGGCTTCATCGGATCCCCCTCCATGAACTTCCTGCCTGCAACGCTGGAGAACGGGGTGCTGAAGACCGCCGTCGGCGACATCCGCGTCCCCGAAGACAAGGCAGCAAAGGCCGCCGGCAAGCAGGTTGTGCTGGTGGGCATCCGCCCGGAGTTCTTCGAGGATGCCTCCCTGGTGGAGGAAAGCAAGCTGCAGCACGGTTCCACGTTCACGGCACCGATCACGCATACGGAGTGGCTGGGCAACGAGCAGTACGGGTACATCCACTTCGACCCCACCCCCGAGGTACGCGAGCTGCTGAACAACCTGGCCCGGGACATGGACGCCGACGAGCTGCGCCCGCAGGTGGTGGTGACGCTCGACGCCGCCAGCCGGATCCGCGGCGGACGCGACGCCGAGCTGTGGCTGGACACACGCAAGGTGCACCTCTTCGACCCGGAAACCGGTGAAAACCTCACACGCGACGCCGCAGCGGGCGCCGAGCTGACCGAGGAAGCCAATGCTGCCCGGGCCGAGGAGATCGCCGCTGCCCACGAGTCCGTCCCGGCGGCAGCGTCCTAG
- a CDS encoding NHL domain-containing thioredoxin family protein: MTETVRAGYRVRASELEGRNWLNTGGRQLNLEDLRGKIVLLDFWTFCCINCLHVLDELRPLEEKFSDVLVTVGVHSPKFEHEADPVALAAAVERYEIHHPVLDDPELLTWQAYTARAWPTLVVLDPEGYIVAHLSGEGHAAGLESLVAELVEEHEAKGTLHRGDGPYVPAEPTAGDLRFPGKVTALPGGTFLVADTGHHRLVELEADLTGVRRTIGDGTKGWRDGDAGTARFNEPQGVALLPADVAEKAGYDVVVADTVNHRLRLVNLATGAVQTIAGNGVQRLLDAGNQTKAGAASAGSGEAAGDSAPSDSSDLLGADPLNISLSSPWDLVWSSKLQQLVIAMAGTHQIFSFDPVTGAVAVLAGTGLEGLLDGAASAAWFAQSSGLAEDNEGNLWVADSETSALRKLSLDGTGIQVETAVGTGLFDFGFRDGAASQARLQHPLGVAVLPDGSVAVADTYNGAVRRYDPVTGTVSTLARGLSEPSDVLVDNSAAEPLLIVVESNRHQLVRLPIPKEAQSVDEGARQTQRPKTPVEAGPMSLTVRFAAPKGQKLDDRWGDPTQLKISASPEALLVSGGGTATGLTRELVLSDTVTDGVLHITARAAACDGEPGGEIPDHAACHMYQQDWGIPVVLQAGGESELVLDLRGLD, translated from the coding sequence ATGACTGAAACCGTGCGCGCCGGATACCGGGTGCGGGCCTCGGAGCTTGAGGGCCGCAACTGGCTGAACACCGGCGGCCGGCAGCTGAACCTGGAGGATCTCCGCGGCAAGATCGTGTTGCTGGATTTCTGGACTTTCTGCTGCATCAACTGCCTGCACGTGCTGGACGAGCTCCGGCCCCTGGAGGAAAAGTTCTCCGACGTGCTGGTCACGGTGGGAGTCCATTCCCCGAAGTTCGAGCACGAAGCGGACCCGGTGGCCCTCGCCGCCGCTGTGGAGCGCTACGAAATCCACCACCCCGTGCTGGATGACCCGGAGCTGCTCACCTGGCAGGCCTACACCGCCCGTGCCTGGCCCACCCTGGTGGTCCTGGACCCCGAGGGGTACATCGTGGCGCACCTGTCCGGCGAAGGGCACGCAGCGGGCCTGGAATCGCTTGTGGCCGAGCTTGTGGAGGAACACGAGGCCAAGGGGACACTGCACCGCGGCGACGGCCCCTACGTCCCGGCTGAACCCACCGCCGGGGACCTGCGGTTCCCGGGAAAGGTGACCGCGCTGCCCGGGGGCACCTTCCTGGTTGCCGATACGGGCCACCACCGCCTCGTGGAGCTGGAAGCGGACCTGACGGGCGTCCGCCGGACCATCGGCGACGGCACCAAGGGCTGGCGGGACGGCGACGCCGGGACGGCACGCTTCAACGAACCCCAGGGTGTGGCCCTGCTGCCTGCCGACGTGGCGGAAAAGGCAGGGTACGACGTCGTAGTGGCGGACACGGTCAACCACCGCCTGCGTTTGGTGAACCTCGCTACCGGTGCCGTCCAGACCATCGCCGGCAACGGCGTGCAGCGGCTGCTGGACGCCGGGAACCAGACCAAGGCGGGTGCGGCATCCGCCGGATCCGGTGAAGCCGCGGGGGACAGTGCCCCCTCCGATTCCTCCGATCTGCTGGGCGCCGACCCGCTCAACATTTCGCTGTCCTCGCCGTGGGACCTGGTCTGGTCCTCGAAGCTGCAGCAGCTGGTCATCGCCATGGCCGGCACCCACCAGATCTTCAGCTTTGATCCGGTAACCGGGGCCGTAGCCGTCCTGGCCGGCACGGGACTGGAAGGCCTGCTCGACGGTGCCGCCTCCGCGGCCTGGTTCGCCCAGTCCTCCGGCCTCGCCGAAGACAACGAAGGAAACCTCTGGGTGGCGGACTCCGAGACGTCCGCCCTGCGCAAGCTGTCCCTGGACGGCACCGGCATCCAGGTGGAAACCGCCGTCGGCACCGGCCTGTTCGACTTTGGCTTCCGCGACGGCGCCGCCTCCCAGGCCCGGCTGCAGCACCCGCTGGGCGTAGCCGTGCTGCCGGACGGTTCCGTGGCCGTTGCCGACACCTACAACGGTGCGGTGCGGCGCTACGATCCGGTCACGGGCACCGTGTCCACCCTGGCCCGCGGACTTTCCGAGCCTTCGGACGTGCTGGTGGACAACAGCGCCGCCGAACCGCTGCTGATTGTGGTCGAGTCCAACCGGCACCAGCTGGTCCGCCTGCCCATCCCGAAGGAAGCCCAGTCCGTGGATGAAGGCGCCCGGCAGACGCAGCGGCCGAAGACCCCCGTGGAAGCCGGACCAATGTCCCTGACGGTGCGCTTTGCCGCTCCCAAGGGCCAGAAGCTCGATGACCGCTGGGGCGATCCCACGCAGTTAAAGATCTCCGCCTCCCCGGAGGCACTGCTCGTTTCCGGCGGCGGTACGGCCACGGGGCTGACCCGTGAGCTCGTGCTCTCCGACACGGTGACGGATGGAGTACTCCACATCACCGCCCGTGCTGCCGCCTGCGACGGAGAGCCGGGCGGGGAGATCCCGGACCACGCGGCCTGCCACATGTACCAGCAGGACTGGGGCATTCCGGTAGTGCTGCAGGCCGGCGGCGAGTCCGAGCTGGTCCTGGACCTGCGCGGACTGGACTGA